One part of the Helicobacter cetorum MIT 99-5656 genome encodes these proteins:
- the carB gene encoding carbamoyl-phosphate synthase large subunit, with protein sequence MPKRTDISNILLIGSGPIVIGQACEFDYSGTQSCKTLKSLGYRVILINSNPATVMTDPEFSHRTYIQPITPENIAEIIKNEKIDAILPTMGGQTALNVVLEMHERGMLEGVELLGAKIDAIKKGEDRQAFKEAMLKIGMDLPRGRYAYTELEALEAIKEIGFPAIIRASFTLAGGGSGVAYNIEEFQELAKSALEASPISEILIEESLLGWKEYEMEVIRDSKDNCIIVCCIENIDPMGVHTGDSITIAPSLTLTDKEYQRMRDASFAILREIGVDTGGSNVQFAIHPETLRMVVIEMNPRVSRSSALASKATGFPIAKVATMLAVGFSLDEIKNDITNTPASFEPSLDYIVVKIPRFAFEKFAGVSSTLGTSMKSIGEVMGIGGNFLEALQKALCSLENNWLGFESLSKDLESIKKEIRRPNFKRLLYIADAFRLKVSVDEVFELCRIDKWFLHQIQKLVEVEESINSSVLTNALKLRELKNLGFSDVRIATKIKENECLEVSPFEVELARKTLQITPNFEEVDTCAAEFLSLTPYLYSTYAPNALKLASIQKNREKKILIIGSGPNRIGQGIEFDYCCVHASFALKDLNIQSVMLNCNPETVSTDYDTSDTLYFEPIHFECVKAIIERELVDGIIVHFGGQTPLKLAKDLAKMQAPIIGTPFKVIDIAEDREKFSLFLKELNIKQPENGMAKSIDEAYSIANLIGFPIIVRPSYVLGGQYMRTLENIEELRHYLENVTHSLEISPKNPLLIDKFLEKAIELDVDAICDKKDVYIAGILQHIEEAGIHSGDSACFIPSTLSSKILDEIEQTTAKIAIHLGVVGLLNIQFAVYNDSLYLIEVNPRASRTVPFLSKALGIPLAKVATRVMVLEDLQEALKFYDKKGIVEYSKGVYKPKMPNFVALKEAVFPFNKLYGADLILGPEMKSTGEVMGIASSLGQAFFKAQMACFNPIQNKGLIFVSIKDKDKEKACDLLKRLVKLGFELCATEGTHKALEKAGVKSLKVLKISEGRPNIIDLMMNGEISMAINTSDNKSQGDAKLIRTSVLKNHVSYFTTLSAIEVLLLALEKGSKEDKLLALQDYLE encoded by the coding sequence TTAAAATCCTTAGGCTATAGAGTTATCTTAATCAATTCCAATCCAGCCACCGTGATGACTGACCCTGAATTTTCACACAGAACTTACATTCAGCCCATTACCCCAGAAAATATCGCAGAAATTATTAAAAATGAAAAAATTGATGCCATTTTACCCACGATGGGCGGACAAACCGCTTTAAATGTGGTCTTAGAAATGCATGAAAGGGGCATGTTAGAGGGCGTAGAGCTTTTAGGGGCTAAGATTGATGCGATTAAAAAAGGCGAAGACAGGCAAGCCTTCAAAGAGGCTATGCTAAAAATTGGCATGGACTTGCCTAGGGGGCGTTATGCCTACACAGAATTAGAGGCCTTAGAGGCGATTAAAGAAATTGGTTTTCCAGCTATTATTAGAGCGAGTTTCACTCTAGCAGGCGGAGGGAGTGGGGTAGCTTATAATATTGAAGAGTTTCAAGAGTTAGCTAAGAGTGCCTTAGAAGCATCGCCTATTAGTGAAATTTTGATTGAAGAGTCCTTGCTAGGGTGGAAAGAATATGAAATGGAGGTCATACGAGACAGCAAGGATAATTGTATTATTGTGTGCTGTATTGAAAATATTGACCCTATGGGCGTTCATACCGGCGATAGCATAACGATTGCTCCTAGTCTCACCCTAACAGATAAAGAATACCAACGCATGCGAGATGCAAGCTTTGCGATTTTAAGAGAGATTGGTGTAGATACCGGCGGAAGTAATGTGCAATTTGCTATCCATCCAGAAACTTTAAGAATGGTTGTGATTGAAATGAATCCACGAGTGAGTCGTAGCTCTGCTTTAGCATCAAAAGCAACCGGCTTTCCTATCGCAAAAGTCGCAACCATGCTTGCAGTGGGCTTTAGCCTAGATGAAATCAAAAATGATATTACCAACACTCCAGCGAGTTTTGAGCCTAGTTTGGATTATATCGTAGTCAAAATTCCTCGCTTTGCGTTTGAAAAATTTGCCGGCGTTTCAAGCACTCTAGGAACTTCTATGAAAAGCATTGGCGAAGTGATGGGAATAGGGGGAAATTTCTTAGAGGCTTTGCAAAAGGCGTTATGCTCTTTAGAAAATAATTGGCTAGGGTTTGAATCCTTAAGCAAGGACTTAGAGAGCATTAAAAAAGAAATCCGCCGACCAAATTTCAAGCGATTGCTTTATATCGCTGATGCGTTTAGATTGAAAGTTTCTGTTGATGAAGTTTTTGAATTGTGTCGGATTGATAAGTGGTTTTTACACCAAATTCAGAAGTTAGTAGAAGTAGAAGAAAGCATTAATTCTAGCGTTTTAACGAATGCTTTAAAATTGAGAGAGCTTAAAAACTTAGGTTTTAGCGATGTTAGAATTGCAACTAAAATCAAAGAAAATGAATGTTTGGAAGTTAGCCCTTTTGAAGTGGAATTAGCTAGAAAAACCTTACAAATTACCCCTAATTTTGAAGAAGTGGATACTTGTGCAGCGGAGTTTTTATCGCTTACGCCTTATTTGTATTCTACCTATGCCCCTAATGCTTTAAAACTAGCATCCATTCAAAAAAATAGAGAAAAGAAAATTCTCATCATAGGTTCTGGGCCTAATCGCATTGGTCAAGGCATTGAGTTTGATTATTGCTGTGTGCATGCAAGCTTTGCTCTAAAAGATTTAAACATTCAAAGTGTCATGCTTAATTGTAATCCAGAAACCGTAAGCACTGATTATGATACAAGTGATACACTCTATTTTGAACCCATTCACTTTGAGTGCGTGAAAGCGATTATAGAAAGAGAGCTTGTAGATGGCATTATCGTGCATTTTGGGGGACAAACACCCCTAAAACTCGCTAAAGATTTAGCTAAAATGCAAGCCCCTATTATTGGCACGCCTTTTAAAGTGATTGATATTGCAGAAGATAGAGAAAAATTTTCACTCTTTTTAAAAGAGCTTAATATCAAACAGCCTGAAAATGGCATGGCAAAGAGTATTGATGAAGCCTATAGCATTGCTAATTTGATTGGTTTTCCTATTATTGTGCGTCCTAGTTATGTGCTAGGGGGGCAATATATGCGAACTTTAGAAAATATTGAAGAGTTACGCCATTATTTAGAAAATGTTACGCATTCTTTAGAGATTAGCCCTAAAAATCCGCTTTTAATTGATAAGTTTTTGGAAAAGGCGATTGAGTTAGATGTAGATGCCATTTGTGATAAAAAAGATGTCTATATTGCGGGCATTTTACAGCATATTGAAGAGGCGGGCATTCATTCAGGCGATTCAGCATGCTTTATCCCTTCAACTCTAAGTTCTAAGATTTTAGATGAGATTGAGCAAACGACCGCAAAAATCGCTATTCATTTAGGCGTAGTAGGGCTATTAAATATTCAGTTTGCTGTTTATAATGATTCGCTTTATTTGATTGAAGTTAATCCTAGGGCAAGTAGAACGGTGCCGTTTTTAAGCAAGGCTTTAGGCATTCCTTTGGCTAAAGTGGCTACTAGGGTTATGGTGTTAGAAGACTTACAAGAAGCCCTTAAATTTTATGATAAAAAGGGTATTGTGGAGTATTCTAAGGGAGTTTATAAACCTAAAATGCCAAATTTTGTGGCTTTAAAAGAAGCAGTTTTTCCTTTTAATAAACTCTATGGAGCGGATTTAATTCTAGGGCCTGAGATGAAAAGCACAGGCGAAGTTATGGGAATTGCGAGTTCTTTGGGGCAGGCATTTTTCAAGGCTCAAATGGCTTGTTTTAACCCTATTCAAAACAAGGGGCTTATTTTTGTTTCCATAAAAGATAAGGATAAAGAAAAAGCATGCGATTTATTGAAACGCTTAGTTAAATTAGGCTTTGAATTATGTGCTACAGAAGGCACGCATAAAGCCTTAGAAAAAGCCGGAGTAAAGTCTTTAAAAGTGCTTAAAATCTCAGAAGGTCGCCCTAATATTATAGACTTAATGATGAATGGAGAAATCAGCATGGCGATTAATACGAGTGATAATAAATCTCAAGGCGATGCCAAACTTATCCGCACTTCTGTGCTTAAAAACCATGTGAGTTATTTCACCACTTTAAGTGCAATAGAGGTCTTGCTCTTAGCGTTAGAAAAAGGTTCTAAAGAAGACAAGTTGCTAGCCCTGCAAGATTATTTAGAATAA